A single genomic interval of Nycticebus coucang isolate mNycCou1 chromosome 21, mNycCou1.pri, whole genome shotgun sequence harbors:
- the CDC25B gene encoding M-phase inducer phosphatase 2 isoform X2, whose product MPGNPASEPLAPRAPPLIPPSSNPRPHWWRPAARPLLFFEYIRRWRWQLQPESFQTGACSRRPSTPSLPPRVPLPRSRPRSSSSLPPSPSSPAPSLPCPSQLCPVSVGRPAPGPPAVMEVPPPEPSPGSALSPAGVRGGAQRPGHLPGLLLGSHGPLGSPKRAAASSPVTTLTQTMHDLAGLGSSFSLASETPKNQRGSLLFHSRLTCLSLSRRASESSMSSESSESSDAGLCMDSPSPMDPQMAEQTFEQAIEAASRVIRNEQFAIRRFQSMPVRLLGHSPVLRNITNSQLKEGQRTSPGGSATSASGGDKENDGFVFKMPWKPTHPSSAHSLAEWASRREAFAQRPNSAPDLMCLTPEQKMEVEELRPLARCHLSLTPAERAAEEDDGFVDILESDLKDNDAVPPGMESLISAPLVKTLEKEEEQDLIIYSKCQRLFRSPSMPCSVIRPILKRLERPQDRDVPVQNKRRKSVNPLEEQQEPEEPKARVLRSKSLCHDEIESILDSDHRELIGDYSKAFLLQTVDGKHQDLKYISPETMVALLTGKFSNIVEKFVIVDCRYPYEYEGGHIKNAVNLPLERDAEAFLLQSPIVPCSLDKRVIVVFHCEFSSERGPRMCRFIRERDRAANDYPSLYYPEMYILKGGYKEFFPQHPNFCEPQDYRPMNHEAFKEELKTFRLKTRSWAGERSRRELCSRLQDR is encoded by the exons ATGCCTGGAAATCCAGCCTCGGAGCCTCTCGCCCCGCGAGCCCCGCCCTTGATCCCGCCCTCCTCTAACCCGCGCCCCCATTGGTGGCGTCCGGCGGCGCGGCCGCTGTTATTTTTCGAATATATAAGGAGGTGGAGGTGGCAGCTGCAACCGGAGTCTTTCCAGACCGGTGCTTGCTCCCGGCGTccctccaccccttccctccctccccgcGTCCCTCTCCCTCGCTCTCGGCCCCGcagctcttcctccctccctccctccccctcatcCCCGGCCCCCTCCCTTCCTTGTCCCAGCCAGCTGTGCCCGGTGTCTGTTGGCCGCCCTGCGCCTGGCCCTCCAGCAGTGATGGAGGTGCCCCCGCCGGAACCCTCCCCGGGTTCGGCTCTCAGTCCGGCCGGCGTGCGTGGTGGAGCCCAACGTCCGGGCCACCTCCCGGGCCTCTTGCTGGGATCTCATGGCCCCTTGGGGTCCCCGAAGCGCGCGGCCGCTTCCTCGCCGGTCACCACCCTCACGCAGACCATGCATGATCTCGCCGGGCTCGGCAG TTCCTTCTCCCTTGCCAGTGAGACTCCAAAGAATCAGAGAGGGAGCTTGCTTTTCCACAGCCGGCTGACATGCTTATCTTTGTCACGACGGGCATCTGAATCCTCCATGTCATCTGAGTCCTCTGAATCTTCTGATGCAG GTCTGTGCATGGATTCCCCCAGCCCCATGGACCCACAGATGGCAGAGCAGAC GTTTGAACAGGCCATTGAGGCAGCCAGCCGAGTCATTAGAAA TGAGCAGTTTGCCATCCGACGCTTCCAGTCCATGCCA GTGAGGCtgctgggccacagccctgtgcTGCGGAACATCACCAACTCCCAACTGAAGGAAGGCCAAAGGACGAGCCCAGGAGGCAGCGCTACCAGTGCCTCTGGGGGAGACAAGGAGAAT GATGGGTTTGTCTTCAAGATGCCGTGGAAGCCCACCCACCCCAGCTCTGCCCATTCTCTGGCAGAGTGGGCCAGCCGCAGGGAAGCTTTTGCCCAGAGGCCAAACTCGGCCCCCGACTTGATG TGTCTCACCCCTGAGCAGAAGATGGAAGTAGAAGAGCTGAGACCCCTGGCCAGATGCCACCTCTCCCTGACCCCTGCTGAGAGGGCTGCTGAGGAAGATGATGGATTTGTAGACATCCTGGAGAGTGACCTAAAG GACAATGATGCAGTCCCTCCAGGCATGGAGAGCCTCATTAGCGCCCCCTTGGTCAAGAccttggaaaaggaagaggagcag GACCTCATCATATACAGCAAGTGCCAGCGGCTATTCCGCTCTCCGTCCATGCCCTGCAGCGTGATCCGGCCCATCCTCAAGAGGCTGGAGCGGCCCCAAGACCGGGATGTGCCTGTTCAGAACAAGCGGAGGAAGAGTGTGAACCCTCTGGAGGAGCAGCAGGAGCCGGAGGAACCT AAAGCCCGTGTCCTCCGCTCAAAGTCTTTGTGTCATGATGAGATCGAGAGCATCCTAGACAGTGACCACCGAGAGCTGATTGGAGATTACTCCAAG GCCTTCCTCCTACAGACTGTGGATGGAAAACACCAAGACCTCAAGTACATCTCACCAGAAACA ATGGTGGCCCTATTGACAGGCAAGTTCAGCAACATCGTAGAGAAGTTTGTGATTGTGGACTGCAGATACCCCTATGAATATGAAGGCGGACACATCAAG AATGCTGTGAACTTGCCCCTGGAGCGTGATGCTGAGGCCTTCCTGCTGCAGAGCCCCATCGTGCCCTGCAGCCTGGACAAGAGAGTCATCGTCGTTTTCCACTGTGAATTCTCATCTGAGCGCGGGCCCCGCAT GTGCCGCTTCATCAGGGAACGAGACCGTGCTGCCAATGACTACCCTAGCCTCTACTATCCCGAGATGTATATCCTCAAAGGCGGCTACAAGGAGTTCTTCCCACAGCACCCG AACTTCTGTGAACCCCAGGACTACCGGCCCATGAACCATGAGGCCTTCAAGGAGGAGCTAAAGACATTCCGCCTCAAGACACGCAGCTGGGCTGGGGAGCGGAGCCGGCGGGAGCTCTGTAGCCGGCTGCAGGACCGATGA
- the CDC25B gene encoding M-phase inducer phosphatase 2 isoform X4, which yields MEVPPPEPSPGSALSPAGVRGGAQRPGHLPGLLLGSHGPLGSPKRAAASSPVTTLTQTMHDLAGLGSSFSLASETPKNQRGSLLFHSRLTCLSLSRRASESSMSSESSESSDAGLCMDSPSPMDPQMAEQTFEQAIEAASRVIRNEQFAIRRFQSMPVRLLGHSPVLRNITNSQLKEGQRTSPGGSATSASGGDKENVRIQRPAQEHSGRGEACWGGSLALNDPSVPSYLQDGFVFKMPWKPTHPSSAHSLAEWASRREAFAQRPNSAPDLMCLTPEQKMEVEELRPLARCHLSLTPAERAAEEDDGFVDILESDLKDNDAVPPGMESLISAPLVKTLEKEEEQDLIIYSKCQRLFRSPSMPCSVIRPILKRLERPQDRDVPVQNKRRKSVNPLEEQQEPEEPKARVLRSKSLCHDEIESILDSDHRELIGDYSKAFLLQTVDGKHQDLKYISPETMVALLTGKFSNIVEKFVIVDCRYPYEYEGGHIKNAVNLPLERDAEAFLLQSPIVPCSLDKRVIVVFHCEFSSERGPRMCRFIRERDRAANDYPSLYYPEMYILKGGYKEFFPQHPNFCEPQDYRPMNHEAFKEELKTFRLKTRSWAGERSRRELCSRLQDR from the exons ATGGAGGTGCCCCCGCCGGAACCCTCCCCGGGTTCGGCTCTCAGTCCGGCCGGCGTGCGTGGTGGAGCCCAACGTCCGGGCCACCTCCCGGGCCTCTTGCTGGGATCTCATGGCCCCTTGGGGTCCCCGAAGCGCGCGGCCGCTTCCTCGCCGGTCACCACCCTCACGCAGACCATGCATGATCTCGCCGGGCTCGGCAG TTCCTTCTCCCTTGCCAGTGAGACTCCAAAGAATCAGAGAGGGAGCTTGCTTTTCCACAGCCGGCTGACATGCTTATCTTTGTCACGACGGGCATCTGAATCCTCCATGTCATCTGAGTCCTCTGAATCTTCTGATGCAG GTCTGTGCATGGATTCCCCCAGCCCCATGGACCCACAGATGGCAGAGCAGAC GTTTGAACAGGCCATTGAGGCAGCCAGCCGAGTCATTAGAAA TGAGCAGTTTGCCATCCGACGCTTCCAGTCCATGCCA GTGAGGCtgctgggccacagccctgtgcTGCGGAACATCACCAACTCCCAACTGAAGGAAGGCCAAAGGACGAGCCCAGGAGGCAGCGCTACCAGTGCCTCTGGGGGAGACAAGGAGAATGTGCGCATCCAGAGGCCGGCACAGGAGCACTCAGGGAGAGGAGAAGCATGCTGGGGTGGTTCTCTGGCACTTAATGACCCTTCTGTTCCATCTTACCTACAGGATGGGTTTGTCTTCAAGATGCCGTGGAAGCCCACCCACCCCAGCTCTGCCCATTCTCTGGCAGAGTGGGCCAGCCGCAGGGAAGCTTTTGCCCAGAGGCCAAACTCGGCCCCCGACTTGATG TGTCTCACCCCTGAGCAGAAGATGGAAGTAGAAGAGCTGAGACCCCTGGCCAGATGCCACCTCTCCCTGACCCCTGCTGAGAGGGCTGCTGAGGAAGATGATGGATTTGTAGACATCCTGGAGAGTGACCTAAAG GACAATGATGCAGTCCCTCCAGGCATGGAGAGCCTCATTAGCGCCCCCTTGGTCAAGAccttggaaaaggaagaggagcag GACCTCATCATATACAGCAAGTGCCAGCGGCTATTCCGCTCTCCGTCCATGCCCTGCAGCGTGATCCGGCCCATCCTCAAGAGGCTGGAGCGGCCCCAAGACCGGGATGTGCCTGTTCAGAACAAGCGGAGGAAGAGTGTGAACCCTCTGGAGGAGCAGCAGGAGCCGGAGGAACCT AAAGCCCGTGTCCTCCGCTCAAAGTCTTTGTGTCATGATGAGATCGAGAGCATCCTAGACAGTGACCACCGAGAGCTGATTGGAGATTACTCCAAG GCCTTCCTCCTACAGACTGTGGATGGAAAACACCAAGACCTCAAGTACATCTCACCAGAAACA ATGGTGGCCCTATTGACAGGCAAGTTCAGCAACATCGTAGAGAAGTTTGTGATTGTGGACTGCAGATACCCCTATGAATATGAAGGCGGACACATCAAG AATGCTGTGAACTTGCCCCTGGAGCGTGATGCTGAGGCCTTCCTGCTGCAGAGCCCCATCGTGCCCTGCAGCCTGGACAAGAGAGTCATCGTCGTTTTCCACTGTGAATTCTCATCTGAGCGCGGGCCCCGCAT GTGCCGCTTCATCAGGGAACGAGACCGTGCTGCCAATGACTACCCTAGCCTCTACTATCCCGAGATGTATATCCTCAAAGGCGGCTACAAGGAGTTCTTCCCACAGCACCCG AACTTCTGTGAACCCCAGGACTACCGGCCCATGAACCATGAGGCCTTCAAGGAGGAGCTAAAGACATTCCGCCTCAAGACACGCAGCTGGGCTGGGGAGCGGAGCCGGCGGGAGCTCTGTAGCCGGCTGCAGGACCGATGA
- the CDC25B gene encoding M-phase inducer phosphatase 2 isoform X5 has protein sequence MGWIDAFPGGHMALLRFEQAIEAASRVIRNEQFAIRRFQSMPVRLLGHSPVLRNITNSQLKEGQRTSPGGSATSASGGDKENDGFVFKMPWKPTHPSSAHSLAEWASRREAFAQRPNSAPDLMCLTPEQKMEVEELRPLARCHLSLTPAERAAEEDDGFVDILESDLKDNDAVPPGMESLISAPLVKTLEKEEEQDLIIYSKCQRLFRSPSMPCSVIRPILKRLERPQDRDVPVQNKRRKSVNPLEEQQEPEEPKARVLRSKSLCHDEIESILDSDHRELIGDYSKAFLLQTVDGKHQDLKYISPETMVALLTGKFSNIVEKFVIVDCRYPYEYEGGHIKNAVNLPLERDAEAFLLQSPIVPCSLDKRVIVVFHCEFSSERGPRMCRFIRERDRAANDYPSLYYPEMYILKGGYKEFFPQHPNFCEPQDYRPMNHEAFKEELKTFRLKTRSWAGERSRRELCSRLQDR, from the exons ATGGGATGGATAGATGCCTTTCCTGGTGGCCACATGGCCCTGTTGAG GTTTGAACAGGCCATTGAGGCAGCCAGCCGAGTCATTAGAAA TGAGCAGTTTGCCATCCGACGCTTCCAGTCCATGCCA GTGAGGCtgctgggccacagccctgtgcTGCGGAACATCACCAACTCCCAACTGAAGGAAGGCCAAAGGACGAGCCCAGGAGGCAGCGCTACCAGTGCCTCTGGGGGAGACAAGGAGAAT GATGGGTTTGTCTTCAAGATGCCGTGGAAGCCCACCCACCCCAGCTCTGCCCATTCTCTGGCAGAGTGGGCCAGCCGCAGGGAAGCTTTTGCCCAGAGGCCAAACTCGGCCCCCGACTTGATG TGTCTCACCCCTGAGCAGAAGATGGAAGTAGAAGAGCTGAGACCCCTGGCCAGATGCCACCTCTCCCTGACCCCTGCTGAGAGGGCTGCTGAGGAAGATGATGGATTTGTAGACATCCTGGAGAGTGACCTAAAG GACAATGATGCAGTCCCTCCAGGCATGGAGAGCCTCATTAGCGCCCCCTTGGTCAAGAccttggaaaaggaagaggagcag GACCTCATCATATACAGCAAGTGCCAGCGGCTATTCCGCTCTCCGTCCATGCCCTGCAGCGTGATCCGGCCCATCCTCAAGAGGCTGGAGCGGCCCCAAGACCGGGATGTGCCTGTTCAGAACAAGCGGAGGAAGAGTGTGAACCCTCTGGAGGAGCAGCAGGAGCCGGAGGAACCT AAAGCCCGTGTCCTCCGCTCAAAGTCTTTGTGTCATGATGAGATCGAGAGCATCCTAGACAGTGACCACCGAGAGCTGATTGGAGATTACTCCAAG GCCTTCCTCCTACAGACTGTGGATGGAAAACACCAAGACCTCAAGTACATCTCACCAGAAACA ATGGTGGCCCTATTGACAGGCAAGTTCAGCAACATCGTAGAGAAGTTTGTGATTGTGGACTGCAGATACCCCTATGAATATGAAGGCGGACACATCAAG AATGCTGTGAACTTGCCCCTGGAGCGTGATGCTGAGGCCTTCCTGCTGCAGAGCCCCATCGTGCCCTGCAGCCTGGACAAGAGAGTCATCGTCGTTTTCCACTGTGAATTCTCATCTGAGCGCGGGCCCCGCAT GTGCCGCTTCATCAGGGAACGAGACCGTGCTGCCAATGACTACCCTAGCCTCTACTATCCCGAGATGTATATCCTCAAAGGCGGCTACAAGGAGTTCTTCCCACAGCACCCG AACTTCTGTGAACCCCAGGACTACCGGCCCATGAACCATGAGGCCTTCAAGGAGGAGCTAAAGACATTCCGCCTCAAGACACGCAGCTGGGCTGGGGAGCGGAGCCGGCGGGAGCTCTGTAGCCGGCTGCAGGACCGATGA
- the CDC25B gene encoding M-phase inducer phosphatase 2 isoform X3, which translates to MPGNPASEPLAPRAPPLIPPSSNPRPHWWRPAARPLLFFEYIRRWRWQLQPESFQTGACSRRPSTPSLPPRVPLPRSRPRSSSSLPPSPSSPAPSLPCPSQLCPVSVGRPAPGPPAVMEVPPPEPSPGSALSPAGVRGGAQRPGHLPGLLLGSHGPLGSPKRAAASSPVTTLTQTMHDLAGLGSSFSLASETPKNQRGSLLFHSRLTCLSLSRRASESSMSSESSESSDAGLCMDSPSPMDPQMAEQTFEQAIEAASRVIRNEQFAIRRFQSMPDGFVFKMPWKPTHPSSAHSLAEWASRREAFAQRPNSAPDLMCLTPEQKMEVEELRPLARCHLSLTPAERAAEEDDGFVDILESDLKDNDAVPPGMESLISAPLVKTLEKEEEQDLIIYSKCQRLFRSPSMPCSVIRPILKRLERPQDRDVPVQNKRRKSVNPLEEQQEPEEPKARVLRSKSLCHDEIESILDSDHRELIGDYSKAFLLQTVDGKHQDLKYISPETMVALLTGKFSNIVEKFVIVDCRYPYEYEGGHIKNAVNLPLERDAEAFLLQSPIVPCSLDKRVIVVFHCEFSSERGPRMCRFIRERDRAANDYPSLYYPEMYILKGGYKEFFPQHPNFCEPQDYRPMNHEAFKEELKTFRLKTRSWAGERSRRELCSRLQDR; encoded by the exons ATGCCTGGAAATCCAGCCTCGGAGCCTCTCGCCCCGCGAGCCCCGCCCTTGATCCCGCCCTCCTCTAACCCGCGCCCCCATTGGTGGCGTCCGGCGGCGCGGCCGCTGTTATTTTTCGAATATATAAGGAGGTGGAGGTGGCAGCTGCAACCGGAGTCTTTCCAGACCGGTGCTTGCTCCCGGCGTccctccaccccttccctccctccccgcGTCCCTCTCCCTCGCTCTCGGCCCCGcagctcttcctccctccctccctccccctcatcCCCGGCCCCCTCCCTTCCTTGTCCCAGCCAGCTGTGCCCGGTGTCTGTTGGCCGCCCTGCGCCTGGCCCTCCAGCAGTGATGGAGGTGCCCCCGCCGGAACCCTCCCCGGGTTCGGCTCTCAGTCCGGCCGGCGTGCGTGGTGGAGCCCAACGTCCGGGCCACCTCCCGGGCCTCTTGCTGGGATCTCATGGCCCCTTGGGGTCCCCGAAGCGCGCGGCCGCTTCCTCGCCGGTCACCACCCTCACGCAGACCATGCATGATCTCGCCGGGCTCGGCAG TTCCTTCTCCCTTGCCAGTGAGACTCCAAAGAATCAGAGAGGGAGCTTGCTTTTCCACAGCCGGCTGACATGCTTATCTTTGTCACGACGGGCATCTGAATCCTCCATGTCATCTGAGTCCTCTGAATCTTCTGATGCAG GTCTGTGCATGGATTCCCCCAGCCCCATGGACCCACAGATGGCAGAGCAGAC GTTTGAACAGGCCATTGAGGCAGCCAGCCGAGTCATTAGAAA TGAGCAGTTTGCCATCCGACGCTTCCAGTCCATGCCA GATGGGTTTGTCTTCAAGATGCCGTGGAAGCCCACCCACCCCAGCTCTGCCCATTCTCTGGCAGAGTGGGCCAGCCGCAGGGAAGCTTTTGCCCAGAGGCCAAACTCGGCCCCCGACTTGATG TGTCTCACCCCTGAGCAGAAGATGGAAGTAGAAGAGCTGAGACCCCTGGCCAGATGCCACCTCTCCCTGACCCCTGCTGAGAGGGCTGCTGAGGAAGATGATGGATTTGTAGACATCCTGGAGAGTGACCTAAAG GACAATGATGCAGTCCCTCCAGGCATGGAGAGCCTCATTAGCGCCCCCTTGGTCAAGAccttggaaaaggaagaggagcag GACCTCATCATATACAGCAAGTGCCAGCGGCTATTCCGCTCTCCGTCCATGCCCTGCAGCGTGATCCGGCCCATCCTCAAGAGGCTGGAGCGGCCCCAAGACCGGGATGTGCCTGTTCAGAACAAGCGGAGGAAGAGTGTGAACCCTCTGGAGGAGCAGCAGGAGCCGGAGGAACCT AAAGCCCGTGTCCTCCGCTCAAAGTCTTTGTGTCATGATGAGATCGAGAGCATCCTAGACAGTGACCACCGAGAGCTGATTGGAGATTACTCCAAG GCCTTCCTCCTACAGACTGTGGATGGAAAACACCAAGACCTCAAGTACATCTCACCAGAAACA ATGGTGGCCCTATTGACAGGCAAGTTCAGCAACATCGTAGAGAAGTTTGTGATTGTGGACTGCAGATACCCCTATGAATATGAAGGCGGACACATCAAG AATGCTGTGAACTTGCCCCTGGAGCGTGATGCTGAGGCCTTCCTGCTGCAGAGCCCCATCGTGCCCTGCAGCCTGGACAAGAGAGTCATCGTCGTTTTCCACTGTGAATTCTCATCTGAGCGCGGGCCCCGCAT GTGCCGCTTCATCAGGGAACGAGACCGTGCTGCCAATGACTACCCTAGCCTCTACTATCCCGAGATGTATATCCTCAAAGGCGGCTACAAGGAGTTCTTCCCACAGCACCCG AACTTCTGTGAACCCCAGGACTACCGGCCCATGAACCATGAGGCCTTCAAGGAGGAGCTAAAGACATTCCGCCTCAAGACACGCAGCTGGGCTGGGGAGCGGAGCCGGCGGGAGCTCTGTAGCCGGCTGCAGGACCGATGA
- the CDC25B gene encoding M-phase inducer phosphatase 2 isoform X1: MPGNPASEPLAPRAPPLIPPSSNPRPHWWRPAARPLLFFEYIRRWRWQLQPESFQTGACSRRPSTPSLPPRVPLPRSRPRSSSSLPPSPSSPAPSLPCPSQLCPVSVGRPAPGPPAVMEVPPPEPSPGSALSPAGVRGGAQRPGHLPGLLLGSHGPLGSPKRAAASSPVTTLTQTMHDLAGLGSSFSLASETPKNQRGSLLFHSRLTCLSLSRRASESSMSSESSESSDAGLCMDSPSPMDPQMAEQTFEQAIEAASRVIRNEQFAIRRFQSMPVRLLGHSPVLRNITNSQLKEGQRTSPGGSATSASGGDKENVRIQRPAQEHSGRGEACWGGSLALNDPSVPSYLQDGFVFKMPWKPTHPSSAHSLAEWASRREAFAQRPNSAPDLMCLTPEQKMEVEELRPLARCHLSLTPAERAAEEDDGFVDILESDLKDNDAVPPGMESLISAPLVKTLEKEEEQDLIIYSKCQRLFRSPSMPCSVIRPILKRLERPQDRDVPVQNKRRKSVNPLEEQQEPEEPKARVLRSKSLCHDEIESILDSDHRELIGDYSKAFLLQTVDGKHQDLKYISPETMVALLTGKFSNIVEKFVIVDCRYPYEYEGGHIKNAVNLPLERDAEAFLLQSPIVPCSLDKRVIVVFHCEFSSERGPRMCRFIRERDRAANDYPSLYYPEMYILKGGYKEFFPQHPNFCEPQDYRPMNHEAFKEELKTFRLKTRSWAGERSRRELCSRLQDR, encoded by the exons ATGCCTGGAAATCCAGCCTCGGAGCCTCTCGCCCCGCGAGCCCCGCCCTTGATCCCGCCCTCCTCTAACCCGCGCCCCCATTGGTGGCGTCCGGCGGCGCGGCCGCTGTTATTTTTCGAATATATAAGGAGGTGGAGGTGGCAGCTGCAACCGGAGTCTTTCCAGACCGGTGCTTGCTCCCGGCGTccctccaccccttccctccctccccgcGTCCCTCTCCCTCGCTCTCGGCCCCGcagctcttcctccctccctccctccccctcatcCCCGGCCCCCTCCCTTCCTTGTCCCAGCCAGCTGTGCCCGGTGTCTGTTGGCCGCCCTGCGCCTGGCCCTCCAGCAGTGATGGAGGTGCCCCCGCCGGAACCCTCCCCGGGTTCGGCTCTCAGTCCGGCCGGCGTGCGTGGTGGAGCCCAACGTCCGGGCCACCTCCCGGGCCTCTTGCTGGGATCTCATGGCCCCTTGGGGTCCCCGAAGCGCGCGGCCGCTTCCTCGCCGGTCACCACCCTCACGCAGACCATGCATGATCTCGCCGGGCTCGGCAG TTCCTTCTCCCTTGCCAGTGAGACTCCAAAGAATCAGAGAGGGAGCTTGCTTTTCCACAGCCGGCTGACATGCTTATCTTTGTCACGACGGGCATCTGAATCCTCCATGTCATCTGAGTCCTCTGAATCTTCTGATGCAG GTCTGTGCATGGATTCCCCCAGCCCCATGGACCCACAGATGGCAGAGCAGAC GTTTGAACAGGCCATTGAGGCAGCCAGCCGAGTCATTAGAAA TGAGCAGTTTGCCATCCGACGCTTCCAGTCCATGCCA GTGAGGCtgctgggccacagccctgtgcTGCGGAACATCACCAACTCCCAACTGAAGGAAGGCCAAAGGACGAGCCCAGGAGGCAGCGCTACCAGTGCCTCTGGGGGAGACAAGGAGAATGTGCGCATCCAGAGGCCGGCACAGGAGCACTCAGGGAGAGGAGAAGCATGCTGGGGTGGTTCTCTGGCACTTAATGACCCTTCTGTTCCATCTTACCTACAGGATGGGTTTGTCTTCAAGATGCCGTGGAAGCCCACCCACCCCAGCTCTGCCCATTCTCTGGCAGAGTGGGCCAGCCGCAGGGAAGCTTTTGCCCAGAGGCCAAACTCGGCCCCCGACTTGATG TGTCTCACCCCTGAGCAGAAGATGGAAGTAGAAGAGCTGAGACCCCTGGCCAGATGCCACCTCTCCCTGACCCCTGCTGAGAGGGCTGCTGAGGAAGATGATGGATTTGTAGACATCCTGGAGAGTGACCTAAAG GACAATGATGCAGTCCCTCCAGGCATGGAGAGCCTCATTAGCGCCCCCTTGGTCAAGAccttggaaaaggaagaggagcag GACCTCATCATATACAGCAAGTGCCAGCGGCTATTCCGCTCTCCGTCCATGCCCTGCAGCGTGATCCGGCCCATCCTCAAGAGGCTGGAGCGGCCCCAAGACCGGGATGTGCCTGTTCAGAACAAGCGGAGGAAGAGTGTGAACCCTCTGGAGGAGCAGCAGGAGCCGGAGGAACCT AAAGCCCGTGTCCTCCGCTCAAAGTCTTTGTGTCATGATGAGATCGAGAGCATCCTAGACAGTGACCACCGAGAGCTGATTGGAGATTACTCCAAG GCCTTCCTCCTACAGACTGTGGATGGAAAACACCAAGACCTCAAGTACATCTCACCAGAAACA ATGGTGGCCCTATTGACAGGCAAGTTCAGCAACATCGTAGAGAAGTTTGTGATTGTGGACTGCAGATACCCCTATGAATATGAAGGCGGACACATCAAG AATGCTGTGAACTTGCCCCTGGAGCGTGATGCTGAGGCCTTCCTGCTGCAGAGCCCCATCGTGCCCTGCAGCCTGGACAAGAGAGTCATCGTCGTTTTCCACTGTGAATTCTCATCTGAGCGCGGGCCCCGCAT GTGCCGCTTCATCAGGGAACGAGACCGTGCTGCCAATGACTACCCTAGCCTCTACTATCCCGAGATGTATATCCTCAAAGGCGGCTACAAGGAGTTCTTCCCACAGCACCCG AACTTCTGTGAACCCCAGGACTACCGGCCCATGAACCATGAGGCCTTCAAGGAGGAGCTAAAGACATTCCGCCTCAAGACACGCAGCTGGGCTGGGGAGCGGAGCCGGCGGGAGCTCTGTAGCCGGCTGCAGGACCGATGA
- the AP5S1 gene encoding AP-5 complex subunit sigma-1 has protein sequence MVHAFLIHTLRAPCAENSAFCRVLYSCVFGTEKSPDDPRPHGAERDRLLRKEQILAVARQVESMCQLQQQASGRPPMDQPQSSDEPVPLHEAPCGAFRLAAGDPFQEPRTVVWLGALSLGFALVLDAHENLLLAERTLRLLARLLLDHLRLLAPGANLLLRADRIEGILTRFLPHGQLIFLNEQFVQALEKEFSVAWPR, from the exons ATGGTCCATGCCTTCCTCATCCACACCTTGAGGGCCCCTTGTGCTGAGAACTCAGCCTTTTGCCGAGTGCTGTATTCCTGCGTCTTTGGCACTGAGAAGTCACCTGATGACCCACGGCCACATGGTGCTGAGAGGGACAGGCTTCTCCGCAAGGAGCAGATTTTGGCGGTGGCCAG gcAGGTGGAGTCAATGTGCCAGCTGCAGCAGCAGGCATCTGGCAGACCCCCCATGGACCAGCCCCAATCCTCAGATGAGCCAGTGCCTCTGCATGAGGCTCCATGTGGGGCCTTCCGCCTGGCTGCAGGAGACCCCTTCCAGGAGCCTCGGACAGTGGTGTGGCTGGGCGCGCTCTCATTAGGCTTCGCCCTGGTGCTGGATGCCCACGAGAACCTGTTGCTGGCTGAGCGCACGCTCCGGCTGTTGGCTCGCCTCCTCCTTGACCACCTCCGACTGCTGGCCCCTGGTGCCAACCTCTTGCTGCGGGCTGATCGCATCGAGGGCATCCTCACCCGTTTCCTGCCCCATGGTCAGCTGATTTTCCTCAATGAGCAGTTCGTCCAGGCCCTGGAGAAGGAATTTAGCGTTGCTTGGCCCCGCTGA